The following proteins are encoded in a genomic region of Cellulomonas sp. ES6:
- a CDS encoding alpha-galactosidase, translating into MTTLTHHDAAQDDGRDDRHDDRHDARHDPVPPAPRLHRLRRAGVDLVLSVPATGLPEVLHWGPDLGDLGDGAELRAALGRTVSSSALDEPWPLTVLPGEHDGWAGRPGLAGSRDGRLLLPAWGPTQVVAGDGVLELTGTADGLALRTRLHLDAAGVLRVRHELENTGATAVDVAALEATVPVGDAAAELLDLAGRWTRERSPQRRPLTQGSHARETRRGRTGHDAPTLLVAGTPGFGSGHGEVWAVHLAWSADAVYRVDALPEAPTVLGAGVLLRPGEVRLAPGERLRTPDVVFVWSDTGLDGLGDRLHASLRARPGHPRGDRPVTLNTWEAVYFRHDLPALTRLAEVAAEVGVERFVLDDGWFHGRRDDRRGLGDWWTDAGVWPDGLAPLARVVHGLGMELGLWVEPEMVNPDSDLARAHPDWLLHPAGAPGRTWRHQHVLDVARPEVAAYLLEAISAVVTASGVGYLKWDQNRDLLEAVHDGRAGVVRHTEAVYALIDAVRERHPGLEVESCASGGARVDLGILERTDRVWASDTNDPLERLEIQRWTELLVPPELIGSHVGPGRAHTTRRVSDLGLRIAVALVGSAGVEWDITGCSPAELEQLRSGIAAYRRLRGLLHTGAVRHPEQPDPGLHVTQVLAPDGSAAVVRVARTTTGPRALPTVLRVPGLDAASRYRVRPVPELAVPAALDVQPPPWLARGEVHLGGAALAGAGVRLPLLAPGQALVLEVTRAD; encoded by the coding sequence TCCGGGCGGCGCTCGGGCGCACCGTCTCGTCGAGCGCCCTCGACGAGCCCTGGCCGTTGACGGTGCTGCCGGGCGAGCACGACGGGTGGGCCGGTCGCCCGGGCCTCGCGGGCTCGCGCGACGGGCGGCTGCTCCTGCCGGCGTGGGGCCCGACGCAGGTCGTGGCCGGCGACGGCGTGCTCGAGCTGACCGGCACCGCCGACGGCCTCGCGCTGCGCACCCGCCTGCACCTGGACGCCGCGGGGGTGCTGCGCGTGCGTCACGAGCTGGAGAACACCGGCGCCACGGCCGTCGACGTCGCGGCGCTCGAGGCGACGGTGCCCGTGGGCGACGCGGCGGCGGAGCTGCTGGACCTGGCGGGACGCTGGACGCGGGAGCGCAGCCCCCAGCGCCGCCCGCTCACGCAGGGCAGCCACGCGCGCGAGACCCGGCGCGGCCGCACGGGGCACGACGCCCCCACCCTGCTGGTGGCCGGCACCCCGGGCTTCGGCTCGGGCCACGGGGAGGTGTGGGCGGTGCACCTCGCGTGGAGCGCCGACGCCGTCTACCGCGTGGACGCGCTGCCCGAGGCGCCGACCGTCCTCGGCGCGGGGGTGCTGCTGCGCCCGGGCGAGGTGCGCCTCGCGCCCGGCGAGCGGCTCCGCACGCCGGACGTCGTGTTCGTGTGGTCGGACACCGGCCTCGACGGCCTGGGCGACCGGCTCCACGCCTCGCTGCGGGCCCGGCCCGGCCACCCGCGCGGGGACCGGCCGGTGACGCTGAACACGTGGGAGGCCGTCTACTTCCGGCACGACCTCCCGGCGCTGACCCGGCTCGCGGAGGTCGCCGCGGAGGTGGGCGTCGAGCGGTTCGTGCTGGACGACGGCTGGTTCCACGGTCGGCGCGACGACCGCCGGGGGCTCGGCGACTGGTGGACGGACGCCGGGGTGTGGCCGGACGGCCTCGCCCCGCTCGCGCGCGTGGTGCACGGGCTCGGCATGGAGCTCGGCCTGTGGGTGGAGCCGGAGATGGTCAACCCGGACTCCGACCTGGCGCGCGCGCACCCCGACTGGCTGCTGCACCCGGCGGGCGCGCCCGGGCGCACCTGGCGGCACCAGCACGTCCTGGACGTCGCGCGGCCGGAGGTCGCCGCCTACCTGCTGGAGGCGATCTCCGCGGTGGTCACCGCCTCCGGGGTCGGCTACCTGAAGTGGGACCAGAACCGCGACCTGCTGGAGGCGGTCCACGACGGGCGGGCGGGCGTCGTCCGGCACACCGAGGCGGTGTACGCGCTGATCGACGCCGTGCGGGAGCGCCACCCCGGCCTGGAGGTGGAGTCGTGCGCGTCCGGCGGCGCGCGCGTCGACCTGGGGATCCTCGAGCGCACCGACCGGGTGTGGGCGTCCGACACCAACGACCCCCTCGAGCGCCTCGAGATCCAGCGCTGGACCGAGCTGCTGGTGCCGCCGGAGCTCATCGGGTCGCACGTCGGGCCGGGGCGCGCGCACACCACGCGACGGGTCTCCGACCTGGGGCTGCGCATCGCCGTCGCGCTCGTCGGCTCGGCCGGCGTCGAGTGGGACATCACCGGCTGCTCCCCCGCCGAGCTCGAGCAGCTCCGGTCCGGCATCGCGGCGTACCGGCGGCTGCGCGGGCTGCTCCACACCGGGGCGGTGCGGCACCCCGAGCAGCCCGACCCGGGCCTGCACGTCACGCAGGTGCTCGCCCCGGACGGCTCGGCGGCGGTGGTGCGGGTGGCCCGCACCACGACGGGACCGCGCGCGCTGCCCACGGTGCTGCGGGTGCCGGGCCTGGACGCGGCGAGCCGCTACCGGGTGCGTCCCGTGCCGGAGCTCGCCGTCCCGGCGGCGCTCGACGTCCAGCCCCCGCCGTGGCTCGCCCGCGGCGAGGTGCACCTCGGCGGCGCGGCGCTGGCCGGCGCCGGGGTGCGCCTGCCGCTGCTCGCGCCCGGTCAGGCGCTGGTGCTGGAGGTGACGCGGGCGGACTGA
- a CDS encoding substrate-binding domain-containing protein codes for MQPTRTPPAAGVVVGAVVRRTRGHRGLAPFHTALFDGMEHVLAEHGGHLLVHLVATAEEETATYERWAAAGTVSAVLVSDLVTDDPRIGLCRDLGLAVVLLGEHDRTDVTRIDVDNDAAMGAAVDFLVRLGHTRIGRVSGPPELFHTAIRTRAFARHVAAAGAHGTTVEGDYSADSGAAALRALLTADPGVTAVMFDNDVMAVAALDAAAALGRRVPQDLSLLAWDDSPECRLAHPPLSVVARDIRGLGLRSAEVLLAPEPVRVVQARGVLVVPRGSTAPPAPPVQPGQSGQSARVTSSTSA; via the coding sequence ATGCAGCCCACCCGGACGCCGCCCGCCGCCGGCGTCGTCGTCGGCGCCGTGGTCCGGCGGACCCGCGGGCACCGCGGCCTCGCCCCGTTCCACACGGCGCTGTTCGACGGCATGGAGCACGTGCTCGCCGAGCACGGCGGCCACCTGCTGGTGCACCTGGTCGCGACCGCCGAGGAGGAGACCGCCACCTACGAGCGGTGGGCGGCGGCCGGGACCGTCTCGGCGGTGCTGGTCAGCGACCTGGTGACGGACGACCCCCGCATCGGGCTCTGCCGGGACCTCGGCCTGGCCGTGGTGCTGCTGGGCGAGCACGACCGCACGGACGTCACGCGCATCGACGTCGACAACGACGCCGCGATGGGCGCGGCCGTGGACTTCCTGGTCCGCCTGGGGCACACCCGCATCGGGCGGGTCTCCGGGCCTCCGGAGCTGTTCCACACCGCGATCCGCACGCGGGCGTTCGCGCGGCACGTGGCCGCGGCGGGCGCGCACGGGACGACCGTCGAGGGGGACTACAGCGCCGACTCCGGCGCGGCGGCCCTGCGCGCGCTGCTCACCGCGGACCCCGGCGTGACCGCCGTGATGTTCGACAACGACGTCATGGCGGTGGCCGCGCTCGACGCCGCCGCGGCGCTCGGCCGGCGCGTGCCGCAGGACCTGTCGCTGCTCGCGTGGGACGACTCGCCCGAGTGCCGGCTGGCGCACCCGCCGCTGTCCGTCGTGGCGCGCGACATCCGCGGGCTCGGGCTCCGGTCGGCCGAGGTGCTGCTGGCGCCGGAGCCGGTGCGGGTCGTCCAGGCCCGGGGGGTGCTCGTCGTCCCCCGCGGGTCGACGGCCCCGCCCGCCCCGCCGGTCCAGCCCGGCCAGTCCGGTCAGTCCGCCCGCGTCACCTCCAGCACCAGCGCCTGA
- a CDS encoding ROK family transcriptional regulator, with protein MSQVRGHPASRGAVLDALRLRGSASRAELAELTGLTQATISHVVRSLLDDGLLRETGEREFTGGKPRVLLTLEVRAICALGVQLAADWVVVTVVDAVGAMIGRARVRGARDREPGEVLEQVARVIGELLVTTGVDAARIVGIGLATPGLLDVDRGLILRSRSLPGWGGHPLRAELERLTGLPVVVDNDASAAALGQFWGGTSADSRAHCTIHMGASVGAGIVLDGAVLRGASSNTGAIGHLNVRRGSVWRGRAVEDVVVPRSVAERARALVATGTATRIRLDPGGDWDNDFDAVATAAVQGDEVALELIEESAEHLADAVLALTDLLDLDSVVLAGPAFAVAGTVYLRHLEQRLAHEAFAADRHPVRVALSRQVADAAAVGAASLVLQRALSPR; from the coding sequence ATGAGCCAGGTCCGCGGGCACCCCGCGAGCAGGGGGGCCGTCCTCGACGCGCTGCGGCTGCGCGGGTCGGCCAGCCGGGCGGAGCTCGCCGAGCTCACCGGGCTGACGCAGGCGACGATCTCGCACGTCGTGCGCTCGCTGCTGGACGACGGGCTGCTGCGGGAGACCGGCGAGCGCGAGTTCACGGGCGGCAAGCCGCGCGTGCTGCTCACCCTGGAGGTGCGGGCGATCTGCGCGCTCGGCGTCCAGCTCGCGGCCGACTGGGTCGTGGTGACGGTGGTCGACGCGGTCGGCGCGATGATCGGCCGCGCGCGGGTCCGCGGCGCCCGGGACCGGGAGCCCGGCGAGGTGCTGGAGCAGGTGGCGCGCGTCATCGGCGAGCTGCTCGTCACCACGGGCGTCGACGCCGCCCGCATCGTCGGGATCGGCCTGGCCACGCCCGGGCTGCTCGACGTGGACCGCGGCCTCATCCTGCGGTCGCGCTCGCTGCCGGGCTGGGGCGGCCACCCGCTGCGCGCCGAGCTGGAGCGGCTCACCGGCCTGCCCGTGGTGGTCGACAACGACGCCAGCGCCGCCGCGCTCGGGCAGTTCTGGGGCGGGACCAGCGCCGACTCCCGCGCCCACTGCACGATCCACATGGGGGCCAGCGTCGGCGCCGGCATCGTGCTCGACGGGGCCGTGCTGCGGGGCGCGAGCTCCAACACCGGCGCCATCGGGCACCTGAACGTGCGACGCGGCAGCGTGTGGCGGGGCCGAGCCGTCGAGGACGTCGTCGTGCCGCGGTCGGTCGCGGAGCGGGCGCGGGCGCTGGTCGCCACCGGCACGGCGACGCGCATCCGGCTGGACCCGGGCGGCGACTGGGACAACGACTTCGACGCCGTGGCGACGGCCGCCGTGCAGGGCGACGAGGTCGCGCTCGAGCTCATCGAGGAGTCCGCCGAGCACCTCGCGGACGCGGTGCTCGCGCTCACCGACCTGCTCGACCTGGACTCGGTGGTGCTCGCCGGGCCGGCGTTCGCGGTGGCCGGGACGGTGTACCTGCGCCACCTGGAGCAGCGCCTCGCCCACGAGGCGTTCGCCGCCGACCGCCACCCGGTGCGGGTGGCCCTGTCCCGGCAGGTCGCGGACGCCGCGGCCGTCGGGGCGGCGTCCCTCGTGCTGCAGCGGGCGCTCTCGCCGCGCTGA
- a CDS encoding glycoside hydrolase family 2 protein produces MPSLSLDGPWTVTALSGEVPPHLLGRDVPAAVPGCVHLDLLAAGLIDEPFDADNEAAQQWIGSTVWRFARTFTWAPDGEDRHDLVALGLDTLATVVLNGTVVGQTANQNRSYRWGVDHLLVEGENRIEVTFDAPVPAAERRERENGGPLFHVNHHPYNALRKTASNFGWDWGIDVATSGIWQSIAVEGWSDVRIDAVRPLVDVAGDAGLLTAHVDLVDDGVPRTRPVRVTVSRDGRVRATATAAVRGSGAVTVAVPDVELWWPRGHGAQPLYDVEVAVLDEATGEPGPRWTHALGFRTVRLRTEADAHGHPFEILVNDRPVHVRGANWIPDDAFVTRVDRDRLERRVADAVEANMNLLRIWGGGMYEADDLYEICTREGVLVWQDFLLACAAYAEEPWLAEEIEAEAREAVTRLSRHTSLVLWNGNNENLVGYAEWGWRGTLQGRTWGDDYYRRMFPEILAELDPTRPYIPGSPYSSDAHLSPNLPTDGTVHVWDVWNEKDYRAYTEWLPRFVAEFGFQGPAAWTTLFDVVHDAPLDPDGAELLVHQKANNGNLKLARGLRGHLPEPRTIDDWHFATQLNQAHALRFGIAHFRSLAPYCTGTVVWQLNDDWPVVSWAAVDHGERRKPLWYALRDVYAPRFVTVQPADPLSAPLVGSLAAGPADRYEAAGGGEVTHALVLHNDTDEAYAGEAVLQRVRLDGDVVARATLPVTVPARGVARVAVPGDVLTSDDPAREVVTVDVPGFARVVHDLAEVVDQALDPDALEADVRTTPDGAVVTVRARSYVRDVTVLADRAHPDARVDASLVSLLPGEEAVFTLTAGVPLEAEAVLDPRVLRHAGQLLGEPVGEPLAGAVAVATGAGA; encoded by the coding sequence ATGCCCTCCCTCAGCCTCGACGGCCCCTGGACGGTCACGGCCCTGTCGGGAGAGGTCCCGCCGCACCTGCTCGGGCGGGACGTCCCCGCCGCGGTCCCCGGGTGCGTCCACCTCGACCTGCTCGCGGCCGGCCTGATCGACGAGCCGTTCGACGCCGACAACGAGGCCGCCCAGCAGTGGATCGGCTCCACGGTCTGGCGCTTCGCCCGCACGTTCACCTGGGCGCCCGACGGCGAGGACCGCCACGACCTCGTCGCCCTCGGGCTCGACACCCTCGCCACCGTGGTGCTGAACGGCACCGTCGTCGGGCAGACCGCGAACCAGAACCGCTCCTACCGCTGGGGCGTCGACCACCTGCTCGTCGAGGGCGAGAACCGCATCGAGGTCACCTTCGACGCCCCCGTCCCCGCCGCCGAGCGTCGCGAGCGCGAGAACGGCGGCCCGCTGTTCCACGTCAACCACCACCCGTACAACGCGCTGCGCAAGACGGCGTCGAACTTCGGCTGGGACTGGGGCATCGACGTCGCGACGTCGGGCATCTGGCAGTCGATCGCCGTCGAGGGCTGGAGCGACGTCCGCATCGACGCGGTCCGCCCGCTCGTGGACGTGGCCGGCGACGCCGGGCTGCTCACCGCGCACGTGGACCTCGTGGACGACGGCGTCCCCCGCACGCGCCCCGTGCGGGTCACCGTGTCCCGCGACGGCCGGGTGCGCGCGACCGCCACGGCCGCGGTCCGGGGGTCCGGCGCCGTCACCGTGGCCGTCCCCGACGTCGAGCTGTGGTGGCCCCGCGGGCACGGCGCGCAGCCGCTGTACGACGTCGAGGTCGCCGTCCTGGACGAGGCCACCGGCGAGCCCGGACCGCGGTGGACCCACGCGCTCGGGTTCCGCACCGTCCGGCTGCGCACCGAGGCCGACGCCCACGGCCACCCCTTCGAGATCCTCGTCAACGACCGGCCCGTCCACGTGCGCGGTGCCAACTGGATCCCGGACGACGCGTTCGTCACCCGCGTCGACCGGGACCGCCTGGAGCGCCGCGTCGCCGACGCCGTCGAGGCGAACATGAACCTGCTGCGCATCTGGGGCGGCGGCATGTACGAGGCGGACGACCTGTACGAGATCTGCACCCGCGAGGGCGTGCTCGTCTGGCAGGACTTCCTGCTGGCCTGCGCCGCCTACGCCGAGGAGCCCTGGCTGGCCGAGGAGATCGAGGCCGAGGCCCGCGAGGCCGTCACCCGCCTGAGCCGGCACACCAGCCTCGTGCTGTGGAACGGCAACAACGAGAACCTGGTCGGGTACGCCGAGTGGGGCTGGCGCGGCACGCTCCAGGGCCGCACGTGGGGCGACGACTACTACCGCCGGATGTTCCCGGAGATCCTCGCCGAGCTCGACCCGACCCGGCCGTACATCCCCGGCAGCCCCTACTCCTCCGACGCGCACCTGTCCCCCAACCTGCCGACCGACGGCACCGTGCACGTCTGGGACGTCTGGAACGAGAAGGACTACCGCGCGTACACCGAGTGGCTGCCGCGCTTCGTGGCCGAGTTCGGGTTCCAGGGGCCGGCGGCGTGGACCACGCTGTTCGACGTCGTCCACGACGCCCCGCTCGACCCCGACGGCGCCGAGCTGCTGGTCCACCAGAAGGCGAACAACGGCAACCTCAAGCTGGCACGCGGCCTGCGCGGGCACCTGCCCGAGCCGCGCACCATCGACGACTGGCACTTCGCGACGCAGCTCAACCAGGCGCACGCCCTGCGGTTCGGCATCGCGCACTTCCGGTCCCTCGCGCCGTACTGCACCGGGACGGTCGTGTGGCAGCTCAACGACGACTGGCCCGTGGTGTCCTGGGCGGCCGTCGACCACGGCGAGCGCCGCAAGCCGCTCTGGTACGCCCTGCGCGACGTGTACGCCCCGCGCTTCGTGACCGTCCAGCCGGCGGACCCGCTGTCCGCGCCCCTCGTGGGCTCGCTGGCCGCCGGCCCGGCGGACCGGTACGAGGCCGCGGGCGGCGGCGAGGTCACGCACGCGCTCGTGCTCCACAACGACACCGACGAGGCGTACGCCGGCGAGGCGGTCCTGCAGCGGGTGCGGCTGGACGGCGACGTCGTGGCGCGGGCCACGCTCCCGGTGACCGTGCCGGCGCGCGGCGTCGCGCGGGTCGCCGTGCCGGGCGACGTCCTGACGTCCGACGACCCCGCGCGGGAGGTCGTCACCGTCGACGTCCCGGGCTTCGCGCGGGTCGTGCACGACCTGGCGGAGGTGGTCGACCAGGCGCTCGACCCGGACGCGCTCGAGGCCGACGTCCGCACCACGCCCGACGGGGCCGTCGTCACCGTCCGCGCCCGCTCCTACGTGCGCGACGTGACCGTGCTCGCCGACCGGGCGCACCCCGACGCGCGCGTCGACGCCTCCCTGGTCAGCCTGCTGCCGGGCGAGGAGGCCGTGTTCACGCTCACGGCCGGGGTGCCGCTGGAGGCGGAGGCGGTGCTCGACCCGCGCGTGCTGCGGCACGCGGGGCAGCTGCTGGGCGAGCCCGTGGGCGAGCCGCTGGCCGGCGCGGTGGCGGTCGCGACGGGAGCGGGCGCGTGA
- a CDS encoding GH1 family beta-glucosidase → MTGAAATALPPSPWPAPDPLGPRRFPDGFAWGVATAAYQIEGAAHSDGRTDSIWDAFARVPGAVENGDDGEVACDHYHRSAEDVRLMQDLGVRTYRFSTSWARVRPDGGPVNPQGVAFYDRLVDQLLAAGIEPWPTLYHWDMPQALQERGGWAERSTAERFAEYALDLHAALGDRVRTWTTLNEPWCSAFLGYAGGQHAPGIQDDVAALRAVHHLNLAHGLATRALRDADPGARLGLTLNFSRYSPLDPSDPADVDTARRVADAQHGVFTGPVFHGAYPEGFLSDVAGLWPDDLVHDGDLATISAPVDVLGVNYYNSWVVGAPDGSGAVSPSGASARTEVSPWLTARGARWVRTRADRTAMDWENHPGAFRDLLLALHRDVTGPAGAHLVITENGAAYDDTDVVDGVVQDPDRIAYLRSHLAAVHQAVEQGADVRGYLLWTLLDNYEWAYGYSKKFGIVHVDRSTLARTPKASAGWYAEVMRSGVLR, encoded by the coding sequence GTGACCGGGGCCGCCGCTACCGCCCTGCCGCCGTCGCCGTGGCCCGCGCCGGACCCGCTCGGCCCGCGCCGGTTCCCTGACGGCTTCGCGTGGGGCGTCGCCACCGCGGCGTACCAGATCGAGGGTGCCGCCCACTCCGACGGCCGCACCGACTCCATCTGGGACGCGTTCGCCCGCGTCCCCGGTGCCGTCGAGAACGGCGACGACGGCGAGGTCGCGTGCGACCACTACCACCGCAGCGCCGAGGACGTGCGGCTCATGCAGGACCTCGGCGTCCGGACCTACCGGTTCTCGACGTCGTGGGCGCGCGTCCGCCCCGACGGCGGCCCGGTCAACCCGCAGGGCGTCGCGTTCTACGACCGCCTCGTCGACCAGCTGCTGGCCGCCGGCATCGAGCCGTGGCCCACGCTGTACCACTGGGACATGCCGCAGGCGCTCCAGGAGCGCGGCGGGTGGGCGGAGCGGTCGACCGCCGAGCGGTTCGCCGAGTACGCGCTCGACCTGCACGCCGCGCTCGGTGACCGGGTCCGCACCTGGACCACCCTCAACGAGCCGTGGTGCTCCGCGTTCCTCGGGTACGCCGGCGGTCAGCACGCGCCCGGCATCCAGGACGACGTCGCCGCGCTGCGGGCCGTGCACCACCTCAACCTCGCGCACGGCCTCGCCACCCGGGCCCTGCGGGACGCCGACCCCGGCGCCCGGCTGGGCCTCACGCTGAACTTCTCCCGGTACTCCCCCCTCGACCCGTCCGACCCCGCCGACGTCGACACCGCCCGCCGCGTCGCCGACGCCCAGCACGGCGTCTTCACCGGCCCGGTCTTCCACGGCGCCTACCCGGAGGGGTTCCTGTCCGACGTCGCCGGGCTGTGGCCGGACGACCTGGTGCACGACGGCGACCTCGCGACCATCTCCGCGCCCGTCGACGTGCTGGGCGTCAACTACTACAACTCCTGGGTCGTCGGGGCGCCCGACGGCTCCGGCGCCGTCTCCCCCTCCGGGGCGTCCGCCCGCACCGAGGTGTCCCCGTGGCTCACCGCGCGCGGCGCCCGCTGGGTCCGCACCCGGGCCGACCGCACCGCCATGGACTGGGAGAACCACCCCGGCGCGTTCCGGGACCTCCTGCTCGCCCTGCACCGCGACGTCACCGGACCGGCCGGCGCCCACCTCGTCATCACCGAGAACGGCGCCGCGTACGACGACACCGACGTCGTGGACGGCGTCGTCCAGGACCCCGACCGGATCGCGTACCTGCGCTCCCACCTCGCCGCCGTGCACCAGGCCGTCGAGCAGGGCGCCGACGTGCGCGGGTACCTGCTGTGGACGCTGCTCGACAACTACGAGTGGGCGTACGGGTACAGCAAGAAGTTCGGCATCGTGCACGTCGACCGCTCGACCCTCGCGCGGACGCCCAAGGCGAGCGCGGGCTGGTACGCGGAGGTGATGCGCAGCGGGGTGCTGCGGTGA